One genomic segment of Brachyhypopomus gauderio isolate BG-103 chromosome 19, BGAUD_0.2, whole genome shotgun sequence includes these proteins:
- the toe1 gene encoding target of EGR1 protein 1 codes for MSPTVVPVVDVQSNNLKELWPAMVLAFKTSCFIALDTELSGLGARKALLAESIEDRYKAICHAARTRSVLSLGIACYKRLDEKAERTYLVQVYNLTLLCAEEYIIEPQSVQFLVQHGFDFNKQYAQGVPYNKGNDKGGEVHGLNVRTLFVELLRAKKPLVVHNGLIDMAFLYQCFYAHLPEKLGTFTADLSEMFPAGIYDTKYTVEYELRFTASYLEYAYKKCKLDNARSIETGAEGPHLFLEFCHYSGHLQDYVDYRPCLESHSNDGGQNICVQFSAYGWCPSGSRCPMSHDTDLIIQQDERNKEDKRKKRKRRQKRKTTQDEVGGSPQDKRAHLDREEGDSVLGEETATSETSAAAIQHQQPGGNETEAPRPGDPGEAHGEENRGGASPAQVETADPGVDAQHASEKVLTTVKDGKVEGGTHRAGFDAFMTGYVFAFAGVLNQEPGTHTGLHGCQNKLYLSGKSVPLHVVKSTFSRSSKAHTRKMELVWGKRSSDNTSVRDDTV; via the exons ATGAGCCCTACAGTGGTGCCTGTAGTGGACGTGCAGTCTAATAATCTGAAGGAGTTGTGGCCCGCGATGGTGCTGGCCTTTAAAACCTCCTGCTTCATCGCCCTGGACACG GAGTTGAGCGGTCTTGGTGCAAGGAAGGCTCTTCTTGCAGA GTCAATTGAAGATCGATATAAAGCCATATGCCATGCCGCTCGCACACGCTCCGTTCTTTCCCTGGGGATTGCTTGTTATAAAAGACTTGATGAAAAA GCCGAAAGAACATACTTGGTTCAAGTTTACAACCTGACACTATTGTGCGCAGAGGAGTACATCATTGAACCTCAGTCAGTACAGTTCCTTGTACAACATGGCTTTGATTTCAACAAGCAGTATGCTCAAGGTGTTCCCTACAACAAGGGCAATGATAAG GGAGGAGAAGTCCATGGGCTGAATGTGCGCACCTTGTTCGTGGAGCTGCTGAGGGCCAAGAAGCCACTGGTGGTTCACAACGGCCTGATTGACATGGCGTTCCTGTATCAGTGCTTCTACGCCCACCTGCCCGAGAAGCTGGGCACGTTCACGGCGGACCTGTCCGAGATGTTCCCCGCCGGCATTTACGACACTAAGTACACCGTGGAGTACGAACTGCGCTTCACCGCGTCCTACCTGGAGTACGCTTACAAGAAGTG CAAACTGGACAACGCCCGGTCCATTGAGACGGGTGCGGAGGGACCTCATTTGTTCTTGGAGTTTTGCCATTACTCCGGACACCTGCAGGACTACGTGGACTACAGGCCTTGCTTGGAGAGCCACAGCAACGATGGCGGCCAGAACATCTGTGTTCAGTTCTCT GCTTACGGATGGTGTCCCAGCGGATCACGGTGCCCCATGTCACACGACACAGACCTCATCATCCAGCAGGATGAGAGGAATAAAGAGGACAAGAGAAAAAAGAGGAAGCGCAGGCAGAAGAGGAAAACCACGCAGGACGAGGTGGGCGGCTCGCCTCAAGACAAGAGGGCTCACCTagacagagaggagggggaCTCGGTTCTGGGTGAAGAAACGGCCACCTCAGAAACCTCTGCAGCTGCGATCCAGCATCAACAACCTGGGGGGAACGAGACGGAGGCCCCTCGCCCCGGTGACCCCGGCGAGGCGCACGGCGAGGAGAACAGAGGCGGAGCTTCTCCGGCACAGGTCGAGACTGCTGACCCGGGCGTTGACGCTCAACACGCTTCAGAGAAAGTCCTGACCACAGTCAAGGacgggaaggtggaaggagggACCCATAGGGCCGGCTTTGACGCCTTCATGACCGGTTATGTTTTTGCGTTCGCCGGCGTTCTGAATCAGGAGCCCGGTACACATACTGGGCTCCATGGCTGTCAGAACAAACTGTACCTGAGCGGGAAGTCTGTCCCGCTACACGTGGTGAAGAGCACGTTCTCCAGGTCTTCTAAGGCTCACACCCGTAAGATGGAGCTCGTCTGGGGCAAAAGATCCTCTGACAACACTTCTGTCAGAGATGACACTGTGTAG
- the LOC143482562 gene encoding uncharacterized protein LOC143482562, which translates to MGGCSAPNCSNSTTIGKQLFRFPKDPLRMRKWLINCRRDFVPTPCSRLCQDHFEESQFEEIARSPAGGKKLKPNAVPTLFNVPDPPSPITPHPVLPVKHEPAEKDLNVGDHGYARRQPRVDLEEEELSRAEEEPCALCQHYKAQLELEQQHTARLQKEAEEMKKRLHKLSKMEKGLQMFLYEDQIRALTLAKRSRRAVWSHDTVLAARKIRCAVGVKGYEFLRELGYPLPSYRTLCNRLEPKMLMTASMQEDLAELGLGIITECDSPEDNGPGDKGLIGLMT; encoded by the exons ATGGGTGGCTGCTCCGCTCCAAACTGCTCCAACTCCACAACCATCGGGAAGCAACTTTTCCGCTTCCCCAAAGATCCACTGCGCATGAGAAAATGGCTCATAAACTGTCGGCGAGATTTCGTGCCAACTCCGTGCTCCAGACTATGTCAG GACCATTTTGAGGAGAGTCAGTTTGAGGAAATCGCCAGGTCACCAGCAGGGGGAAAGAAACTCAAACCCAACGCGGTTCCCACATTATTCAACGTGCCCGACCCTCCCTCACCCATCACTCCCCACCCAGTACTCCCAGTTAAACACGAACCAG CGGAGAAAGATCTGAACGTGGGGGACCACGGTTACGCGCGCCGGCAGCCGCGCGTGGACCTCGAGGAGGAAGAGCTGTCGCGCGCGGAGGAAGAGCCGTGCGCGCTCTGCCAACACTACAAGGCGCAGCTGGAGCTGGAGCAGCAGCACACCGCCCGGCTGCAGAAGGAG GCGGAGGAGATGAAGAAACGCCTGCACAAGCTGAGTAAGATGGAGAAGGGACTGCAGATGTTCCTGTACGAGGACCAGATCCGGGCCCTCACCCTGGCCAAACGCTCCCGCCGGGCCGTGTGGTCCCACGACACCGTCCTGGCCGCCCGCAAGATTCGCTGCGCTGTCGGCGTCAAAGGATACGAATTCCTGCGGGAGCTGGGCTACCCGCTTCCCTCGTACAGGACGCTGTGTAACCGGCTGGAGCCCAAAATGTTGATGACGGCCAGCATGCAGGAGGACTTGGCCGAGCTCGGGCTGGGGATCATAACCGAGTGCGACAGCCCGGAAGACAACGGGCCCGGCGACAAGGGACTCATTGGACTTATGACATAA
- the selenop2 gene encoding selenoprotein Pb, translating to MRALVALWLSAFPGLLWASSLFVEGDNDASLICKRPPHWQIDGQAPMKELLGNVVVVALLKATUQFCLTQAAKLGGLRDKLARSGHKGVSFLIVNEQEANSRAMYWELKRRAAEGIPVYQQGALQADVWEALQGDKDDFLIYDRCGQLTFHIVLPYSYLHYPYVEAAIRATYHKDICNCTMDLNTTLAAGQHNTSRAATGGLNDTTAGPVETQPAPTTDHTGHRHHDHAGQHHHHHHSNQSRDHALRNTSRGVATESGPTHTIHGSHHHHHHHSGQSTDPVFTHDNHSSIHRTGGR from the exons ATGCGGGCTCTTGTGGCTCTGTGGTTGTCCGCGTTCCCGGGTCTGCTCTGGGCTTCGTCTCTCTTTGTGGAGGGGGATAACGACGCCTCGCTCATCTGCAAGCGGCCCCCACACTGGCAGATTGATGGCCAGGCCCCCATGAAGGAGcttctgggaaatgtagttgtGGTGGCTCTGCTAAAAGCCACCTGACAGTTCTGCCTCACGCAGGCTGCTAA GCTGGGAGGCCTGCGTGATAAGCTGGCGCGGAGTGGCCACAAGGGGGTGTCGTTTCTCATCGTGAACGAGCAGGAGGCCAACTCCAGAGCCATGTACTGGGAGCTGAAGAGAAGGGCGGCTGAGGGCATCCCCGTataccagcagggggcgctgcagGCTGACGTCTGGGAGGCCCTGCAAGGGGACAAGGACGACTTCTTAATATACGATAG GTGTGGCCAGCTTACCTTTCACATCGTGCTGCCGTATAGCTACCTCCATTACCCCTACGTGGAGGCGGCCATCAGAGCCACGTATCACAAGGATATCTGCAACTGCACG ATGGATTTGAACACCACGCTTGCAGCAGGTCAGCACAACACCAGCAGGGCGGCGACAGGAGGACTCAATGACACCACAGCAGGGCCCGTGGAGACCCAGCCGGCCCCCACCACCGACCACACCGGCCACCGCCACCATGACCACGCCggtcaacaccaccaccaccaccattccAACCAAAGCCGTGACCACGCCCTCCGTAACACCAGTCGGGGCGTGGCCACAGAGTCCGGGCCCACCCACACCATCCATGGCagtcaccatcatcaccaccaccattctGGCCAAAGCACTGATCCTGTCTTCACCCACGACAACCACAGTAGCATCCACAGGACGGGAGGCAGataa
- the LOC143483013 gene encoding uncharacterized protein LOC143483013 has protein sequence MAEHDERGLNILSRQILTRLLSKLERAFTGEPMDLDYMEFTCRQELYLCNALSRHIDVPTDILHALQELLMLVTDQIERNSGRNMPIDTVPGETGRPRLDIDRESLQELLETDLPVPCISKMLGVSKRTVFRRMQEFGLCRKRHSSMSDEELDSVIQNIKQEMPTAGYRMVKGRLLSMGIHVQWRRVAASMHRVDSLGILTRLTGLGCVMRRTYSVNGPLSLWHVDTNHKLIRYNIVLFGAVDGYSRKVMCLTASTNNFASTAFAAFKEATERHGIPSRVRADQGVENVDIARFMFSVRGTDRGSFMSGKSVHNQRIERLWRDVRTCVTSKYYNMLQSLEKVQLLDVCSTEDLFTVHTVFLPKLKKDLECFVEGWNNHPIRTENNMTPEQLWIMGMRNTNINQPEDAEDIEEPDIDWDIATTHSGEMDGEIVVPQIEPPLSEQQRQGVQLLIEQSDPDMSARDLYLTCREYIFATG, from the exons ATGGCGGAGCACGACGAGCGCGGACTG AACATTTTAAGCAGGCAGATTCTCACCAGGTTGCTCTCTAAATTGGAACGGGCATTTACAGGAGAACCTATGGATTTAGATTATATGGAGTTTACATGTAGACAGGAATTGTATCTTTGTAATGCCCTTTCCAGACACATTGATGTGCCTACAGACATATTACATGCCTTGCAGGAACTATTAATGCTTGTGACAGACCAGATAGAACGTAATAGTGGAAGAAATATGCCAATTGACACAGTACCTGGAGAGACAGGGCGTCCTAGGTTAGACATTGATAGAGAGAGTTTGCAGGAGCTCTTGGAAACTGACCTGCCTGTTCCCTGCATCTCTAAGATGCTGGGAGTGTCAAAAAGAACAGTATTTAGACGAATGCAGGAGTTTGGTCTTTGTCGGAAAAGGCACAGCAGCATGAGTGACGAGGAGCTTGACAGTGTAATACAGAACATTAAACAAGAAATGCCAACTGCCGGCTACCGCATGGTGAAGGGGAGGCTGCTGTCCATGGGTATCCATGTCCAGTGGAGGAGGGTGGCTGCATCCATGCACCGTGTGGACTCTTTGGGCATCCTGACGAGACTAACTGGCTTAGGATGCGTCATGCGTAGGACATATTCTGTGAATGGACCTCTTTCACTTTGGCATGTGGATACAAACCACAAACTTATCAG GTACAACATTGTATTGTttggtgcagtggatggataTTCGAGGAAG GTGATGTGCCTGACTGCTTCTACCAACAACTTTGCATCCACTGCATTTGCTGCTTTCAAGGAGGCAACAGAAAGACATGGCATACCGTCAAG agtcAGAGCTGACCAAGGGGTCGAAAATGTTGACATTGCCAGATTTATGTTCAGTGTTCGCGGGACAGACAGGGGAAGCTTTATGTCTGGCAAAAGTGTTCATAATCAAAG GATTGAACGTCTATGGCGTGATGTCAGGACCTGTGTCACCTCAAAGTACTACAACATGCTTCAGAGCTTGGAGAAGGTTCAGCTTCTTGATGTTTGCTCCACAG AAGACCTTTTCACTGTCCACACTGTGTTCCTGCCAAAACTGAAGAAAGACCTTGAGTGTTTTGTGGAAGGTTGGAACAATCATCCAATCCGGACGGAAAACAACATGACTCCTGAGCAATTATGGATCATGGGGATGAGAAATACCAATATTAACCAGCCAGAGGATGCTGag GATATAGAGGAGCCAGACATTGACTGGGACATTGCAACAACCCACAGCGGTGAGATGGATGGTGAGATCGTGGTTCCTCAGATCGAGCCTCCTTTGagtgaacaacaaagacaaGGAGTTCAGTTGCTCATTGAACAGAGTGACCCAGACATGTCAGCAAGGGACCTGTATTTAACATGTCGTGAATATATTTTTGCCACTGGCTGA
- the LOC143483012 gene encoding uncharacterized protein LOC143483012 isoform X2, with translation MDKVMAHTPKTVEEMVLLQAGLGRRTIDVPEDANHSEISALLTESFPKMAALDGAWLLYKAAGGSGQRKLNVVSPEAEGYSGAQLATGYTGKSCYYIMPIQGSLDTSPLPFTAEEFSRMPKAKCNNCQIPVPVQLLSLHVKDCQQTVNVSDSDCEVANDQTELCPICEVPYPVNSLPLHASSCGEESERPLSSHLDPGEEPSTSYAATMVQSVLTNASPLRPGIEAWKSIKDPQEALRFFLEQLKQEGESQPSLYLNLDATDDEQRDGSLIRFYKEDREKRQWTAPFHCMIKGDAAIGVGVARHILSLAISRLKHGFNLNFGNAAETLLFEGEPEHLVPAASPVLLESDLFRMAGRILGHSVINGGPTLNGLSRAVVSALMNGQNEMTKSKLCLNDCPDMEQRETISLLLKEEWTEEESSRITRLCLDWYCTVPTKHTNKLLIFQQLLSHAVLGRVTAQIKQLRKGIKDTGIWPIIEHRPDVVPLLFPTDKDVQLTPQLILQAIMWPQPGSDSEDDDMPQETLTLLSEFFRRFVQRASPKSLKMLMRFWTGWEVPPRCLKLEVVQSRGPRHLPTSATCSERLRIPNHYRRFEELEDDLAVCIQSVETGFGLV, from the exons atggacaaagTTATGGCTCATACGCCCAAGACTGTTGAGGAGATGGTGCTTCTCCAGGCTGGGCTGGGGCGAAGGACCATTGATGTTCCTGAAGATGCCAACCATTCAGAA ATTTCAGCACTCCTTACAGAATCCTTCCCCAAAATGGCTGCTTTGGATGGGGCCTGGTTGCTGTACAAAGCAGCTG GAGGCTCAGGGCAACGAAAGCTTAACGTTGTGTCACCTGAGGCAGAGGGCTATTCTGGTGCCCAACTGGCAACTGGCTATACGGGAAAGAGCTGCTATTATATTATGCCCATCCAGGGCAGCTTGGACACCAGCCCTCTGCCCTTCACAGCTGAAGAGTTCTCCAGGATGCCTAAGGCAAAGTGCAACAACTGTCAGATCCCTGTACCTGTGCAGCTGCTGTCACTTCATGTTAAAGACTGTCAGCAAACTGTCAAC GTCTCTGACTCTGATTGTGAAGTTGCCAATGATCAAACTGAG CTTTGCCCCATCTGTGAGGTGCCATACCCTGTGAATAGCCTGCCTTTACATGCAAGCTCATGTGGTGAAGAGTCAGAGCG ACCACTTAGCAGTCATCTTGACCCTGGTGAGGAACCCAGCACGTCCTATGCAGCTACTATGGTTCAGTCAGTACTTACAAATGCTTCCCCCTTACGTCCAGGAATAGAAG CATGGAAATCGATAAAAGACCCACAAGAGGCTTTACGCTTCTTTTTGGAACAACTTAAGCAAGAAGGGGAGAGTCAGCCTTCGCTATATTTGAACTTGGATGCAACAGATGACGAGCAAAGGGACGGTTCGCTTATCCGTTTCTACAAAGAGGACCGTGAAAAACGCCAGTGGACAGCTCCTTTCCACTGCATGATTAAAG GGGATGCTGCTATTGGAGTAGGTGTGGCTAGACATATCCTATCATTAGCCATTTCCAGGTTAAAACACGGATTTAACCTAAACTTTG GCAATGCAGCAGAGACTCTCCTGTTTGAAGGAGAACCTGAGCACCTGGTCCCTGCTGCATCACCAGTGCTGTTGGAGAGTGACCTGTTCCGCATGGCGGGAAGGATCCTTGGCCACTCTGTGATTAATGGTGGTCCTACACTGAATGGGTTGAGTCGGGCAGTAGTCAGTGCTTTGATGAATGGCCAAAATGAGATGACGAAATCAAAACTGTGCCTAAATGACTGCCCTGACATGGAGCAAAGGGAAACCATTAGCCTT CTGCTGAAGGAAGAGTGGACTGAGGAAGAATCCTCAAGAATAACCAGGCTCTGTTTGGACTGGTACTGCACAGTCCCTACAAAGCACACCAACAAGCTGCTAATATTTCAACAGCTCCTCTCCCATGCT GTGCTTGGTAGAGTGACTGCTCAGATTAAACAACTCAGGAAAGGGATAAAAGACACGGGCATCTGGCCAATTATCGAACACAGACCTGATGTTGTACCCCTGCTGTTCCCTACAGACAAAGATGTTCAGTTAACCCCACAG CTTATCCTGCAGGCCATTATGTGGCCCCAGCCAGGATCCGATAGCGAAGATGATGACATGCCTCAAGAGACGCTTACTCTTCTCTCTGAATTTTTCAGAAGATTTGTTCAACGGG CATCCCCTAAAAGCTTAAAGATGCTTATGAGGTTCTGGACTGGCTGGGAAGTGCCACCTCGATGCCTGAAGCTGGAAGTCGTTCAGTCCAGAGGACCCAGACACCTTCCAACCTCAGCAACATGTTCAGAACGTCTACGGATACCAAACCACTACAGGAGATTTGAGGAGCTTGAGGATGATCTTGCTGTCTGTATTCAATCTGTGGAGACTGGCTTTGGCCTCGTTTAA
- the LOC143483012 gene encoding uncharacterized protein LOC143483012 isoform X1 translates to MAEHDERGLSQLQNAARRIIGMLQHALELPSQNDGAQVQRGQTASGEQAPPGTRRQIGRRTESPPPAVSATSSTSRSSVDENMARAFPGVFKKRTTNVKLRKRAVKSKHIQFFLMDKVMAHTPKTVEEMVLLQAGLGRRTIDVPEDANHSEISALLTESFPKMAALDGAWLLYKAAGGSGQRKLNVVSPEAEGYSGAQLATGYTGKSCYYIMPIQGSLDTSPLPFTAEEFSRMPKAKCNNCQIPVPVQLLSLHVKDCQQTVNVSDSDCEVANDQTELCPICEVPYPVNSLPLHASSCGEESERPLSSHLDPGEEPSTSYAATMVQSVLTNASPLRPGIEAWKSIKDPQEALRFFLEQLKQEGESQPSLYLNLDATDDEQRDGSLIRFYKEDREKRQWTAPFHCMIKGDAAIGVGVARHILSLAISRLKHGFNLNFGNAAETLLFEGEPEHLVPAASPVLLESDLFRMAGRILGHSVINGGPTLNGLSRAVVSALMNGQNEMTKSKLCLNDCPDMEQRETISLLLKEEWTEEESSRITRLCLDWYCTVPTKHTNKLLIFQQLLSHAVLGRVTAQIKQLRKGIKDTGIWPIIEHRPDVVPLLFPTDKDVQLTPQLILQAIMWPQPGSDSEDDDMPQETLTLLSEFFRRFVQRASPKSLKMLMRFWTGWEVPPRCLKLEVVQSRGPRHLPTSATCSERLRIPNHYRRFEELEDDLAVCIQSVETGFGLV, encoded by the exons ATGGCGGAGCACGACGAGCGCGGACTG TCGCAATTACAAAATGCAGCGAGGCGCATCATCGGAATGCTGCAGCACGCCTTGGAGTTGCCATCTCAAAATG ATGGAGCTCAGGTTCAGAGAGGCCAGACAGCATCAGGGGAGCAGGCACCCCCAGGGACAAGGCGGCAGATAGGCCGCAGAACAGAATCACCCCCGCCCGCTGTGTCTGCAACCTCAAGCACTTCACGCAGCAGCGTGGATGAAAATATGGCCAG AGCATTTCCAGGTGTGTTTAAGAAGAGAACCACAAATGTCAAGCTTCGAAAAAGGGCAGTGAAGTCAAAACACATacagttttttttaatggacaaagTTATGGCTCATACGCCCAAGACTGTTGAGGAGATGGTGCTTCTCCAGGCTGGGCTGGGGCGAAGGACCATTGATGTTCCTGAAGATGCCAACCATTCAGAA ATTTCAGCACTCCTTACAGAATCCTTCCCCAAAATGGCTGCTTTGGATGGGGCCTGGTTGCTGTACAAAGCAGCTG GAGGCTCAGGGCAACGAAAGCTTAACGTTGTGTCACCTGAGGCAGAGGGCTATTCTGGTGCCCAACTGGCAACTGGCTATACGGGAAAGAGCTGCTATTATATTATGCCCATCCAGGGCAGCTTGGACACCAGCCCTCTGCCCTTCACAGCTGAAGAGTTCTCCAGGATGCCTAAGGCAAAGTGCAACAACTGTCAGATCCCTGTACCTGTGCAGCTGCTGTCACTTCATGTTAAAGACTGTCAGCAAACTGTCAAC GTCTCTGACTCTGATTGTGAAGTTGCCAATGATCAAACTGAG CTTTGCCCCATCTGTGAGGTGCCATACCCTGTGAATAGCCTGCCTTTACATGCAAGCTCATGTGGTGAAGAGTCAGAGCG ACCACTTAGCAGTCATCTTGACCCTGGTGAGGAACCCAGCACGTCCTATGCAGCTACTATGGTTCAGTCAGTACTTACAAATGCTTCCCCCTTACGTCCAGGAATAGAAG CATGGAAATCGATAAAAGACCCACAAGAGGCTTTACGCTTCTTTTTGGAACAACTTAAGCAAGAAGGGGAGAGTCAGCCTTCGCTATATTTGAACTTGGATGCAACAGATGACGAGCAAAGGGACGGTTCGCTTATCCGTTTCTACAAAGAGGACCGTGAAAAACGCCAGTGGACAGCTCCTTTCCACTGCATGATTAAAG GGGATGCTGCTATTGGAGTAGGTGTGGCTAGACATATCCTATCATTAGCCATTTCCAGGTTAAAACACGGATTTAACCTAAACTTTG GCAATGCAGCAGAGACTCTCCTGTTTGAAGGAGAACCTGAGCACCTGGTCCCTGCTGCATCACCAGTGCTGTTGGAGAGTGACCTGTTCCGCATGGCGGGAAGGATCCTTGGCCACTCTGTGATTAATGGTGGTCCTACACTGAATGGGTTGAGTCGGGCAGTAGTCAGTGCTTTGATGAATGGCCAAAATGAGATGACGAAATCAAAACTGTGCCTAAATGACTGCCCTGACATGGAGCAAAGGGAAACCATTAGCCTT CTGCTGAAGGAAGAGTGGACTGAGGAAGAATCCTCAAGAATAACCAGGCTCTGTTTGGACTGGTACTGCACAGTCCCTACAAAGCACACCAACAAGCTGCTAATATTTCAACAGCTCCTCTCCCATGCT GTGCTTGGTAGAGTGACTGCTCAGATTAAACAACTCAGGAAAGGGATAAAAGACACGGGCATCTGGCCAATTATCGAACACAGACCTGATGTTGTACCCCTGCTGTTCCCTACAGACAAAGATGTTCAGTTAACCCCACAG CTTATCCTGCAGGCCATTATGTGGCCCCAGCCAGGATCCGATAGCGAAGATGATGACATGCCTCAAGAGACGCTTACTCTTCTCTCTGAATTTTTCAGAAGATTTGTTCAACGGG CATCCCCTAAAAGCTTAAAGATGCTTATGAGGTTCTGGACTGGCTGGGAAGTGCCACCTCGATGCCTGAAGCTGGAAGTCGTTCAGTCCAGAGGACCCAGACACCTTCCAACCTCAGCAACATGTTCAGAACGTCTACGGATACCAAACCACTACAGGAGATTTGAGGAGCTTGAGGATGATCTTGCTGTCTGTATTCAATCTGTGGAGACTGGCTTTGGCCTCGTTTAA